The DNA region TAGCCGTCCAAAGCTCGCTACCTGTGcaatggtcatatcccaatcaattggggaggcttgaatcgatcgcctgatcgattcagagcacctctgtgctctcgttggaaaagtctgaatcgatcgaccgatcgattcagcttTCTCGCATCTGCGCGAGAAatccaaccccaatcgatcgcccgatcgattgaggaggctTATATACTCGCGATTAAGTctccaaatcgatcgaccgatcgatttccTTCACTCGCAACACACctccaatcaatcaactgatcgattggactacggttcaatcgattggttgatcgattgacctccctttgacttACTTAAATTAAGTCCAAAGGTTTCCAaatctaacatccggtcaaccatgacctgttggaactcctcatgtctagcattcggtcaaccttaacctgctgagatttcttcaccaagtgtctggtcaatccttggaccaacttagacttttctcctcgtgccaagtgactggtcaaccttgacccacttggacataTTGTCTTATGCCAAGtgcccggtcctccatgacccacttggacttccttccaccagatgttcagtcacccttgacccatctggatttccctatgtcaagtatccagtcactcctttgacttacttggacttcccaaaacCAGAtaatcggtcaaccttgacccacttagatttccacgcgtctggcttcactcatcaggtctttccatctgcctagctttactcactaggactttccattttcctagcttcactcactaggactttcaatcttcctagcttcactcattaggactttccatctgcatgacttcactcactaggattttcacctggcttcactcaccaagatttttccactgtccggcttcactcaccaagactttcacctacctagcttcactcaccaggactttcccaactgcttaacttcactcattaggtctttcactaggtttcactcatcaggattttcccactgcccgattTCACTCATCGGAACTTTGcttgtcaagtatccagtcaactttaacctacttaactcttcttcacatcaaactgctCAAACTTTGATCAGaggaaaattgcaccaataatctctccaatCAGATGATTGTACccgcaatctccatatattgtcaaacatcgaaactcaaacatcaagactcaagattgagccaactcaagcttggtcaacttggtcaaccttgacctacgagATATTGTACCAACACAAAATACTAGACTTAGTTATTTTtagatatacatatattaaaaataCTGGGCCCTTGATATTTTTTGGGCCCTGGGCAGGAGCCCTAGTAGCCTTGGCCTAGAGCCGGCTCTGCATACAGTCGGTCGATCTCAGGGTCGGTCAAACCTTCGGGGCTCAGCTCCCACTTTTCAAGTGCAAATCTCCTAGCATATAGCCAGTTGGTTCCAGTATCGGTCGGACTTTCAAGGCTTAGTTTCCCATTTCTCATGGGTATTACCTCAGCATATAACTGTCCAGCCTAATAGCGGGTCGGACTTCCAGGACTTAGCTTCCCACTCTTCAAAGATATGACCCCAGGATACAGCCAATTGGCCTAATAGCTGGTCGGTCTTCTAGGACTTAGCTCCTAACTTTTCAAAGGCAAGTTCCTAGCATACAACCGATCGACTCTAAAGCCGGTTGGACTCCTTCTAAGAGCCAACACTGTCAAAGAATCACAACTACAGGTCAGAGAATAACAACTAATCACTATATTCTGACATCAGACATTTGCTGACACTTCATTATTGCAAAAGTTATGAGGGTCAATATAAAAAAGAATTCTCTCTGTTAGTCATGCACGCTACGGTCACACGTGCGCACACACACATCagtactactgttcatcttcttctccattccGCTACGATTCTAACTTGAACGTCGGAGTGCCTGTGTCAAGAACCCCCTCCCTGGTTCTCGCTTTGAAATTTTCGTTTGCTCTCTTTGTGATGTGCGCAGAAAGGGTCGCTCAGTGTCATCTCCTTCTAACTCATATTCTTCTCACGGTCAGCTGCAAAGCTACTTACCCAGTGTATCATCTTCTCCCATTTTGAACACGATCGGTTATGTTATCGAGGTTTTAATTCGAATTTggttgattgtttaaaatttttatatttttaaatttgtttggTTAATTAATAAGTttgatattataaatttatttattctttaaaaGCTTTTTTATTTGTTAAAGTGTGATAAAATACATTAATATGGTTCATAAGTTGTGTTTATAGATATTATTCGAGCTTTGTTATATCCTTAATAATCTACATTTAAAGGAGGCAGTGGGTTTGGATGGGTCGAACCCAAAAGGAAGGGATTAACGGATGTTATTGGGCTCAATGCTAAGCTTCGAGCACAATGGGGCACGGGAAATGAAGGTGACTAGTGCTTGAGCTCGGTAAAGCAGACTCGGAACCTGGAGGTACTCGGGGAAATGGGTTCGGAAGTAGCCGATGCTCGGGAATTGAGTTCATATTCTTTCTCATCAACATTCTCGTTTATTCTGCTCATTTCTACTTTCTTTTTTCCAAAATCTAACTTAAGCATCATAGGCACATGCTGGGACAGGATAATTCTATTATTAAGATACGGAGGCTACGAGGAGGGCTCGACCATAGGTATTATAGAAGTACCCGGCACCAGGCATCTGAATTCTATCAATGAACATTAATAAAGTTAGCCTCAAAGTTTGTCTCCTCTGTGTGCACCTTTGCTTCACATAACCGTTTTTTATTCTGCCATTTCCTTTAGGTTTTTTAGCTTGTATTACTTATTCCATCGGAAAAACTACGAAGCTGACATTGATGCTACAGTCGTCTTCATCTGTTTTTATCCAGAATTTGCCATCTTTTAGAAGAAGAACCACAGAAACGGAGGAGATAATGATGAATAAATAAACTTAAGCAAAACTTGATCTGTTGTAATTATGGAAAAGCCTCAGATTTTCATTTCAAATAAATGTATATCGTCACAGAGGATTCTAAACCgtcaaaattattgcaaaatctACTCTTTTATCGCCATCGTCGTAGTATAACTCGATATCGTCCTCACTCAGTGCCGTCGTCGTTTTGATTTCAGTAGTCCTTAAGGAGCTTGCGGACCTGCTCGAGCGTGACGAAAAGGACGACGGTGAAGGGGCCCTGGCGGGACACGGTGGGCACGAAGCCCTTGTAGAGCGCCATGGGTCCCTCCGCCCGCACCGTCTTAACGGCGCAGTCCAGCGCTCCGGCGTAGGGCGGCGCGGCCCCTTTCTCCACCTTCATGTTCATCACCCGCGTCTTCACCACGTCGACCGGGTTCGACGCTGCGGCTGCCACCAGCCCCGCCGCGAAGCTCGCGGCCACGTGCGTCCCCAGCCCGTCCGAGCCCGCCCCTCGGCGCCGCAGGATTGCCTCCTTCGCCTGGTCGTACGTCGCCAGCTGCGACGCCGTCACGATCATGGCTCGGTTCACCGTCAGCGACGACCCGCGCCAGAGGCTCGCGACGCCCTCCTGCCTTGCCATACGCCCGATGGCGTCGAGGACGCTTTTGTAGTTGCGGCGCTCGGCCGGAGGAAGACGCCCGTCGGCCTGCATTCGGACCATGGCCAAGTCAGCGGGGTTTCCCACCACGGCGCCGACCCCGCCTGCGATGAGGCCGGCAGAGACCTTGCGGTGGAGCGGCAGCGATCCGCCGTCGCTCGACGAGGACCATTTCTTCTTCAGCATGTCGTAGAGCCCCATCCGGGTGGTGGAATACAGCGTCTGTCGGAGGACAGTCGCAGAGACCCCCGAAAACAGCGCCGCGGCGCCCTCGGTTCGTAGGATCTGCACCCCCACCGCTATCGGCCCAGGGCGACGCGGCGGCAGCGGAAGAGCAGGGTGGGGGTGAGAGAGAGCGGCCACGCCGGCGCCGCTATGGAGAGCGACGGCGGGGCGGAGAGCGGAGACAGCCGGACTAAGGGACTCGCCCTGGAGCTGCATCCGTACCTTGATGAGATCAAGTGGGTGGGTGGAGCACCCAGCCACAATGGAGGCGACGCCACCTTCAACGAATCCCTTCAGCCCCATCTCAATCAATCCAAGCTCTCTTCTTTAGGCCTCAAAATCCAAGCTTTCGCCTGAAAACTTGGGAAATGTAGCTCAGCTAAAACCAGTTGGGGCTCAAATCGCTGGAAACTAAGAGATGGGAGTGGAGGGCGAAGGCGACGGAGGAAGAGTGTGGCACGCTGGACCTTTGAGACATATGCAATACTGAAACTGCGTGTGGAAGTACGAGTTGTGTGAGAAGGCGTCGGACGCCATTTATAGCGAGGAGTCCTCGCAAAACCAAACGGCATATCGATGGAGGAGAAAGAGAAAGGAAGCAGAGGAAGGAGGGAGGCCGTGCCCGGGGAGGGTGGCTCGATTCCTTTTTCCAGCCACACAATTTGTTCTCCACTGCGGACTTGGAATATTTCCGGCACAGCGGGCGGCGTTGATCTACGATCGGACGGCCACCGACGCTGCAAGTGGATGGTCGAGGGATTCGTGGCAGCTCGTTCACGCGTCTTTGCTAGGCTGGATCCGCTGTGAACCTACATACACCCGATTTTCTGAAAAAGATATGTCCGCCATCCATTCATAACTGGACGGTTTGAAATTCGCAACGGCTGTCgcacaagcttggaaggaatccGGGTAAGTGCCTAACTTCCGTCCTCGCTGACGTATAACAATCTCTGGTGCTTAATTACTATAATTTCCTAGTTTTTGACGAGCTTCATCTAAGCCGTAGAATGCATGCGCCGGACAAATCTAGACCATCTCCTACCATGAGGGACCATGCGGATGTCTTGTCGTATTCATCAATCATCTTAGCGGTAAGCCATTGGTATAAACGCGTATTTACGGACGCCAAGGATTTAGGAAGAAGTTAAGAAGTCTAATGGCCCCTTGACTTTTCAAATAGTTGATTACAACTGTCAAGGATGGAGGTCATATGAAGCTACATATTCGCTTAAAATCAGAGTCAAAGTTCTAGTCTGCATTTAACCGGCAAAAACGCAGACTTCCTCGTGATTTGGtaagaaaaataagttttaatttcaaGAACTAAAACTGCTTCGTTTATTATAATTGACGGCTTCTTAATTTTAAGAACAAAAAGTTGATTCGGTAGAGTTTCCAAAACTTTTTCTCTTTTAGgttggaattaaaaaaaaaaaaaaaatgattcacTTAAGTTggaattataaaagaaaaagaaattgattcACTTAGATTTGGATCATCCAAAATTCAtcttaaaatctaaaataataataataataataattaaacttTATCAGATTACTATCGAGAGCATCAGAATCAAAccaatattttgatattattaaatattcaaaattataTCATGTTATGATCTAATATGTTTAGCAAATGTACAAACGGAAAGAATTGACAAGTTTAAAGGACAAAATATCAGACATTAAATCCAATTACATCAAGAGAACCAGATAATTAGTAGAAAACACAGATAGGTCAGAGAAGATCATATATATAGCAGTAGGTCTAGATGGGTTAGCAGGACCAGATGACTAGCTAAAATTCATATAGGTATTTGGCAGGCAGTCTTGGTGAGTTAAAAGATCAAACGTCAAAGTGACAAGTCTATAAATGGTAAGTGGAACTAAGAAATTGGAGAGAGTGTGACTAGTCTCAATAGAACTATAAGTATTGGTTCAACTTAGATCCAGTCTAAAAATATAAGTTGAAATCAAGACTAGATCCTAGCCTCGGTTAGATATGATCTAATTCATAAATATATAATTGTTCATGTATTTATGCTGACTATATTTTCTAGGTAGTTTTGTTATTGAACTAGTATGTTTTGCAGAAGCTTGAAGTGAAAAGTCAAACTATAATGAACAGTCCTCTAGATGCCTCAGttagttggaggtgcctcgagtgAACAGAAGCACCTCAGGTGAATAGAGGTGCTTCGAatgattggaggcacctcggatgagcAGAGTCGTCTCGCGTTAGATAAGCTACAACGATAAACATCAGCACATCAGAGACGTCCGGGGATATTGGAGGCACCTAGAATAGGATAAACACTGATGTTATCAAATTGGATCAACACAAATGTAGGCACCCTAGATAAACTGAGGCATCCACAATGTCTTATAAAAGAAGCTGGCCGAAACAGTGCAAAATATCAATTCTGAAACAAGTTTCAACTCAATTCTTCTACACAATCACCTTGCAACTACTGTGTTGCAACCTTATTGTGATAAACTCACGCTCGAGCAAACTTCTACAACAAGAACCA from Zingiber officinale cultivar Zhangliang chromosome 4B, Zo_v1.1, whole genome shotgun sequence includes:
- the LOC121975503 gene encoding mitochondrial uncoupling protein 5-like; the protein is MGLKGFVEGGVASIVAGCSTHPLDLIKVRMQLQGESLSPAVSALRPAVALHSGAGVAALSHPHPALPLPPRRPGPIAVGVQILRTEGAAALFSGVSATVLRQTLYSTTRMGLYDMLKKKWSSSSDGGSLPLHRKVSAGLIAGGVGAVVGNPADLAMVRMQADGRLPPAERRNYKSVLDAIGRMARQEGVASLWRGSSLTVNRAMIVTASQLATYDQAKEAILRRRGAGSDGLGTHVAASFAAGLVAAAASNPVDVVKTRVMNMKVEKGAAPPYAGALDCAVKTVRAEGPMALYKGFVPTVSRQGPFTVVLFVTLEQVRKLLKDY